The window GCTCTCCATTGACTAGCCATCACAACAGACTGACCAGGGTACAGAGAGGGATCTGTACGATGGCAaatggctgccatctcagtgtgTGTCGCGGAGATGTGTCGGTTTTGGGACAAGCCATTTTCGCACAGAGTGCCTGTTAAAGGTTACTCTATACTGGATGTGGATGAAATGGAGGATCTGGGGATGTCCAGCCCTCCTCCAGTCGAGGCATTGGTGGCAAATCACCTAGAAGAATTGTTCCGCTGGAGAACAGACGTCAGGGCTTTTACTCCAGGTATTTCTTCATCCCCAAGAGAGGAGGAGGTCtccgtcccattctggatttgcgaAACCTCAACAAATATGTCAGAAGGTTCAAAATGCTCATGCTCaaaacactctctcagtttattcATCCCAGAGACTGGTTTATGTCAGTCAATCTGAAGGACACATATATTCATGTGGGCACCTACCCATCACACAGAAAATTCCTAAGAGTTGCCTATCAGGGAATAGCTTACAAATTTTTGACAGTGCCTTTCGGACTTTCATTGGTACCGAGAGTCTTCAGCAAGTGTGTGGAGGCAGCACTAACGGCGCTTAGATTAACTGGTCTCAGAGTGTCTGCTTATCTAGATGATCTACTGCTGTGCGTGCCGTTGCGGCAGCAAGCAGAGATAGATACGAGAATGCTGGTGTCTCAATGCTGGTTAgcaaatctgggattcaaaataaaCGAGACAAAGAGCTGTCTGATGCCCTCACAGGAAATAATTTATCTGAGACTCAGATTGAACTCATTCAGTTTGCGTCTATGCCTATTGGGTCTGATGACCTCAACGGTGTCAGTCATTCCTTTGGGACTGTGGCGAATGAGAGTTTCATCATTGGATTGCAGTGCAGCTCTTGTGTCCTTGCCGTCACTTAAATCGCAGCGTAAGAGTGACATCAGAGGGGATGCCTGCTCTCCGTCACTGGAGAATCCCTGCTTTCCTTCACGGGGGAATTCCTTTGGGGGCTGTCTTTCTGAGGAAAGTGGTGATGACTGACGCATCACTCACAGATTGGGGCACGGCGTGCGAAGGCAGAATAGTGAATGGGGTTTGGCCCGTGTCCATAAAGAACGTGCACATAAACTTTCTAGAGTCACTGACAGTGTTGCTAGCATTGAAGCACTTTGTACAGTTCCTTTAAGGCCACAATGTCCTAGTCAGATTGGACAACACAACAACAGTGACATACATATACAGATTGGGGGGCACGTGTTCACAGCGGCTACACAGCCTGGCACAAAAGCTGATTGTGTGGAGCGGTGCGCACATTATCTCATTATGGGCGATGCACGTTTCAGGAGCGATAAATAcgggggcggatctcctgtcctgGGGGAATCCTCTTTacggggaatggagacttcaccctcaggtgTGAAATGAATCCAGCCTTTGTGCCTAAGGTGAGCAACTCTGTGCTCAGCTGTAAACTGGTGGATTTGCTAACTTTTCACCCACTGCCTTTTTCCTTGCCAGAGGATGAGCGGCTTCACTGTTTGTGTCCAGTTCGTACTCTACATTTGTACGAGGAAAAAACGAAGGCATTGAGGAAGAGTAATCAGCTTTTTGTTTCTTGGACTGATTCTTGTAAGGGCAGACCCATATCACGACAGTGCCTGTCTCATTGGGTAGTAGAGGctattatattaagttataatagTCTGGGGCTGCAACTTCCAGAGGGCTTGAGggctcattctaccagaggtATGGCTACATCGTGGGCACTGTTTAAAGGTATTTCAGTCCAGGACATTTGTGCAGCTACAAGTTGGGCATCGCCTCACACTTTTGTCTGATTTTATAGACTGGATGTCACAGAGCCgtcattggctcattcagtccttgGTGTGGGTTGTCAATCTGCcgatatgtaaataaaaaaaacataaaaaaaaaattaaaaaaatacacacacaaatcaacaataacacagtgaagcaCAAGTGTGTTGTtttgagccccccccccccaaattggTTGACGTCTGCTTTGTACAGCATATCTGCAATATGGGAGTTGGCtatatcccatagtgagataccaaatgaatgataaaaagagaactttaggttactcacgTAACTCCGGatctctgataacaggagtgaggtatgTCACCACACTTCCCTCCTTGCAGTTGCACGGAGAAGAGATATGCGAAGAATGAAGTAGGCACCTATGACAGTGGTTTATATAGGGAGGTGGGACTCcctcatcactgctgtgattggtctgtcaactGACAGACTGGGTGTTATTGGTGCTTCCAGGATTAGCCACGCCTGAGGCATTACCCATAGTGAGATgcctcactcctgttatcagagaaacgggggttacgtgagtaacctaaagttctagtctacatggagagggtctcctcatggggcctgccatgttaggatcacatgaccagcagaatactacttgcttaatctcagtaaccatactATTATTGGACACTAATGGATTAAGATAATTCATGGCtgaatgttaatttctacattggTCACTGAAAATTATTGCGTTTGAATAATTCTGCATCCACgccacaaggtgtcagtgtaagtccaagatgacaaattaaaaacaaattactgaatgTAACTTTAATCATAGGCTGAGTTTGGAATTTCATaccaccatactactcttactaatattcttctaaaaatcttaatttgtgtttagcagaagaaagaatgtcatacacatctggaatggcatgagggtgagtaaatgatgagagaacttgaaattttgggtgaactatccctttaacgttgctgttatatatatatatatatatatatatatatatatatataaaacacacatacataataactgtataataaaactttaataataataataatacttatgtAATAAATGTCTTATCTATCTCATGCCATGGCCAttgcaatatttatatattattccaCAAAGTTTGaaaactacatttatttattcattttacgaAATGttcaatatttttattggatTTCGAAAAAACTTCAAACGTTCTAGTACATGTATCAAAGGCAAAATTCTAGATATTGTTTTCTTCGTTTTATATgaaacataatttatttaattattgacaCATTATTTATGTGCAATTCTCCAAGCTAGTCACCAGTTCAAATCTTCAAACATAGAAGATCAAAAACCTAGCCGGGGATATGTGATATTATTTAtcatatttcaaaaataattgtttaaactTAATCATAGCAGGGTTCGTAAGTTCATTCAAACGCTTCCGCCGAGACGGCGCGTGCGCAGTGCTGCGCATCTATCTCACACGAGTGTTCATGACGCTGTGGCTGAGACGGACGCCGCTGCTGGCACCTTCTCCAGGTAGGTGGGCGGGGGCGCGCACAGCATCTTCTATGTTATTGACATTTGGCGCTGGATGCGTGTAGCGAGGTCATGAAAGATATACTATCGTTTTAAACTGTTTTCCCATTTGTCCCTAATTAAACTGCGAATGTTTTTAGCCATTGCACAGCCTCTTGCAATATCATCCGTGTAAACCAGTGTAAACATGATCGTGTGTATTGGACCAATTTGTGTAGCATTGCTACTGAGTTAATAGGCATTCTGTTGTTGACTATACATTAGAAGGACTGATATATAGTCCAGGATGAAATTCTGATTCCCTTGTCAGCATTACATCATAAATGCATCATATGCGTTACGGTTTTTGCCATGCAATGTTTATTTCCAGTAGTTGCATGAAACTATTCTGTGTTGTGAAATAGGATCAGAACTACAGTTTAATATTTCAGAAGAGTACAGCCATATGAAGCTCGATAAATAAATCAGAGAAGAATGTTATGTAATTAACCCCTGCAATAGCATGCAtcataatgaataataaataaaaaaaaaagaataaataataataataaaaggaataCATCTAAAATAGTGTGTGTAGCATGTAAGCTTACAGTTGTGTGTCTAATGCTCAGAGCATCTCAAGAGTGACAGATCAGTGTCATATCAGAGtcatgatctaacgtgaattttcttgataaaaaatatgatcgtgcctggtaacgtgcatataaaatggctagaaatagcattttagcttagcgtaaaactgacaatttacacaaggtttatttctatttcttgtgctccaaacttacttcaaacgtacttctctgtctgctcgtatgaatgtaacacatcataagaaagtgtttcaccgctgttcaaatgcactttggatcacatcatttatatggataaatgttttccatctgaaaggactaaatattaaatgatacaaatgacaataaaatgcaaagtaatctcttcagtaattaaagtactttttgaatgtaactgtattctaaataccaatgatttaaattgtaactgcagttacttatattttgtattttaaatacataatcctgttacatgtattctgttactccccaaccctgtatatatatatatatatatatatatatatatatatatatatatatatatatatatatatatacagggtctTTTAGCTTCTCTAATTCTAGAAAATTTTAAACATTCTCCAGGATTTTCCCTGACAAAATGGCAGTGGAAAAGCGCTTGGCATATTCTATTGTGCAGTTCCTCAGAGATCAGACACACAGTGGCTCGCTGAATTCAGGTGAACAGGAGAGCCTGGAAGGTAGGTCAGCCTTATGTTTCAAACATTTAAAGTCACAAGCCTTTTTGCCACTGGACACACTGTTTAGATTCTGGTCACTCACTGTCAGGTCAAAAGGACTTTCGGAATCTCACCATTATAGTGATTTATTATTTGTCTGATTACTTAGttttgagattatcggcattTTTCATTTCAGTAATTTTGTGGACAtctcatttgctgtcattaaattgtattataaacAGTATATCGTTATTATAGCCATCGTCTACCTTTCTACTGATATCAGTATCGCATCAGacattgaaaaacccatttcagttgaccacacacacacacacacacacacacaaagtttttATTAGGGCTGCCAATCGATTACAGTTTTTTATCGAATTTGAGTAGGCTACATGATGTGCTCagtaattaatcgcaattaatcgcatagcAATATTTACAGAGAAGGACCCCCAAATAAAGGTAATATAGAATATAATTCAAAAtttatgaatataatatttagtaaatattgtaattcagataattcaaatacattatattgtggcaacagacaagtaaagcatttagtcAATATAAAATGTGGCTGTAAGtgacaaaatattgttttatttccatattattgaacataacctTATTATTGGCCAGCTTCCCTCTGCTCTGTTtataattgttggtctatgtactcatgtgttagatggacacttttggagcatctcactttggttgcagcACGTGTCACTATTTTTCAGTGCCTCtaagcgctgtgtttttaggatgctgcgTCAAGTTAAAcgcagtttgaaactttgaaaaacatgtcacggagatccctgcattctgttgtgctccgtcTTTGAGCACAAAAGCTGGTCTGATGAATGCTGTTTGCTTGCTCGTTGATTTGACGAGGCATGGTGCCTGTAAAACTgaagcgctgactgccccctactgcatcaaaTTGTTACATCAAATTTTAATTGCTGCGATGGTGGGAACATTCCTTATTAGGGAATTTCCATACAGGTCGGGCGGGGGCATGATTAGttgtgttatatttttttttgacatattattttatataattaatcacactaaattaatgtgttaaattgacagcccttgtttttattattttaaataagattttttttatttatttaattagtttgCATcgtcagggctcaacaataaggttGTCTTTTGCCATTAGTTTAGATTTTTAATTTCCGTGCTAATATTTTTTAATGGTCCCATAACAAAATTATTCATATTGTTATTatattcttttttaatttgttattttaataaataactcatattaaatacatatatgtattaataaaaaaaaatacatttaaaaaaatattttatttttagcaacatttttatacgagtcaaaaaataaataaatatatatatatatatatatatatatatatatatatatatatatatatatatatatatatatatatatatatatttcatttccttttcagactgtttttattttttaataagcaaTCCATCAGCTGGCCTGAAATTTTCTCACACTGATCATGGACCACGGGTCTTACTTATTGTAGAGCCCTACTTACTCACATTATACacatttgtacaaaataaaaaatgtgtaaatcATTCTTCTATTTACAGTTGCTATACAGTGTCTGGAGACCACATTCAAGTTCAGCTCGAGTGACTTCCATCTTGACGGCCCCCAGCCACTGAGAGAGATATTCCTCAATTCCCTTCTCAAAGTACAATATTACATTTCAACCTGTTTTCTGATATTATTAAAACAATAACCATTGTTATTATTCAGTATGGATTAAAGCTAATGTGAGTAATTTCTAAActccaaaaataatgattgtttacaAACCAATGTCCCAAAtaatgttgggtaaattactaaacaaagtaatccactacaaattactaattgattaaaatgtaatctgattactttactgattactgtaTAAAAACACAAACTTACTTTAATTACTTGAGTAATTAAAGTAAGTTactttgtaaaaaattttttgcccaacaaattcaaaataatgtctatatttcctccttgtgcATGTCACAtgtaaaggcctattcacaccaaaccCGTTTTTTCGATACGAATGTTCATTTTGAATGAGCTTTTGTATGGTAACAATGCATTCCTATGGCGCTATGCACATCAGATCTGACAAATCGTCTGCTGACAATCCAAAGTTTTTTTTACGGAGAGTGTTccgatttttttcttcttcggaCTGCAATggaaactgactgaccaatgagatgaGCTTTTTTCAGTCGCTGCAGTTGCTCAATTCAGCGTGTTAGTAGCACACCCCTGAAAATTATATGCTTAAAAATATATAGTTGCATGAACgctttgtactgcaaacataaacccgttctgtttttgaaagtcagcttgtttttttgtcttaatgcacattatttaatatgtacatcactgtgcctgttatattctcatggcattaaaaatagcagcgaggttTTAGCAAATCGTTTGCACTAAGCTCGTAGAAAATCCCAAAAAAGActctttacatgcaatattttactgtaacccctaaccctattttagaaatgtgtaattcaagtaatgtacttaaaagtaactgTCAGTAACTATAAattgtcagtaactgtaatctgatttctACTGCATTACATAACTTCATgactaaaaaaagtaattagtaattaattattttgtgatcagattacacccaacactggtcccgAACACATCCTCCATCTGCAATTGGTTggttaaacagatagtcccgccccaaaatcacactattggttgagctaatgttgctgtgtctgttGCTGGGACACTTAAGCAAGCATAGCAATGTTTTCATAGCACTGcaaagccacagtgttacactttttttTGATGGATTTTGGATGATTAGGCAGGGATacaaggaagtattttaacattgaaagcaTTTACACACGTCTGCTTTAAACAAGATTTTACATTAGAGACACTTTCCTAATGTTTCTTGTCTAATTGTTATTTACAGAATGATATTGTTACATTACCTGAATCACCTCCATCCCCAGAGGACATTGAGAGAGCTGAACAGCTTAAAAATGAAGGCATGTCAAACTTcactattatgtttacatttttgtaCAGGATGCATTATGTATAACTAAATATCGTCTGTCATCGGTTGTGATAGTGCAAATAAAAAGAGGCTAAATAATTGATGCATCTATTCAGAATGCTCTATGAAACTTTCCCTGTGTGCTCAAATGTTTTCGTGTTTGTTTGTCAGGAAATAACCACATGAAAGAAGAGAATTATAGCAGTGCTGTGGACTGTTATACAAAAGCTATTGAGTTGGACCAAAGAAATGCTGTTTATTACTGTAACAGGTAACAGTGAGAATTTGTTATACAGATAGATATTTAGTAGTTTGATTGTGGAAGTATTTTTGTGACAAATGTTGGATTTGATGTTAGCTGCTATGTTTTTACTCTCAGGGCTGCAGCACACAGCAAAATTGGAAACTACACAGAGGCGACAGTCGATTGCGAACGAGCGATTGCAATTGATTCCTCATACAGTAAAGCTTATGGCAGAATGGGGTTAGTTGATGCAATTATTATGATATATGTAATTTTACCAGCATTAGTAACATGAGGGGATGTTCTGGGTACAATATAAGCTCTATGGACCACATTTGCAATATGTTGTCatttacaacagaaaataatttggacTGTCCATCAGTTTGTAAAAtataatagaagtctatggggcaaaacATTGCACtggaataaaaatgaatatacaaACTTCTTTGAAAGTATAgccaagacttaaacattatatgttgtaggagggaggagggtggggccgggtcgtgatgctgcacacctggcccctaatcaggctaaccaagccctcgagagggataaaggcgaccggaggcggcagttctagagagagagagttacgggcagctgcccacagttctctctctctctctctctctcgaactgccgtccccggtcgcctttatccctcgctcgcctcatcaggctgattggggtccgggtgtacatcattccggcccggcccctCCCTCCTCCGAGCTACATACGTGTTAACACAAGactattttgataaaatcccttaATAGCCTTGCTTGTGCAAATTTATATTCAAATTTTACAGTCTGTAAATCTGTTTACatccacccacaggaattacGTTAGTAACATATAAGtagaagttcatccacctagaaaaaTAGTCCCAATGCTACAAAAAGAATTTGTACtgtaaactttacagctcaaataaattttttttggatGGAAGTGATTTAACAAAATCATGCGttaaatttctgcttttaaaccctccagaatgtcttgccccatagacttccattgtaagtacagtttgtttgtctgttagttttgtttttgttacagaTGCTGTCAATTTGAACTCAGAACATTCCTTATAACAGCCAGTTGTATTTTACCATGAATTTATTTAGTCACTGTTTATTCTTATTAGTTCCAGTTAATTCTTTAAACTCACATTTGTTAATCCATTATGAACTAGGatgaataaacaataaacaatcatatttttataaatgaacatgaaccaagattaataaatgctgatacTTCATGCATTAACCATTGTTTACAAATAGAACcctgttgtaaagtgttatcatgaTGCTTGTTTGTAAATTTATCTAATTTAATCTAAATTTACAAAATTGCAGTTATCTTTGTGATTGTAGATTGGCACTTACTTCTATGAGCAAGTATCCAGAGGCGATatcttattttaaaaaagcactggTGTTAGATCCTGAAAACGACACCTACAAATCAAACCTGAAGATTGCggagcaaaaacaaaaagaagcatCCAGCCCTGTAAGTAGAATTACAGATTATTTATCTGAGAATTATACATCCTGTTACGAAGTTTAATCTAATTTAGTTCACTATGACCAAATTAACAATTCCAAATtgtcataaaataaatatttcatgtttttttcc of the Myxocyprinus asiaticus isolate MX2 ecotype Aquarium Trade chromosome 42, UBuf_Myxa_2, whole genome shotgun sequence genome contains:
- the LOC127433055 gene encoding small glutamine-rich tetratricopeptide repeat-containing protein beta-like, translated to MAVEKRLAYSIVQFLRDQTHSGSLNSGEQESLEVAIQCLETTFKFSSSDFHLDGPQPLREIFLNSLLKNDIVTLPESPPSPEDIERAEQLKNEGNNHMKEENYSSAVDCYTKAIELDQRNAVYYCNRAAAHSKIGNYTEATVDCERAIAIDSSYSKAYGRMGLALTSMSKYPEAISYFKKALVLDPENDTYKSNLKIAEQKQKEASSPTAAGLGFDMASLINNPAFISMAASVMQNQQVQQLMSGMMSNAVGGPAAGVGGLSDISSLIEAGQQFAQQIQQQNPELIEQLRNHIRSRSFSGSAEEHS